A portion of the Methanomassiliicoccus sp. genome contains these proteins:
- a CDS encoding MBL fold metallo-hydrolase → MSKIIEGVYILDNPSGANTYILIDHGVTLIDVGMRKNVPKIKKELEELGFSMKDIKTIIITHAHHDHMQGLAEIVSLSSAKVMVGEEDADVISGAKPMPLPKGAMGLVFRLLRPMMRFEPVPVDVRLKDGDIVDVLGGLKVVPLKGHTPGNIGLIYSSSRLMFSSDTVSNRKDRLQPPALYKCNKEECDGAIERLSKLNMEIMLPGHGPPIRPDASGRVRTFLAELKRL, encoded by the coding sequence TTGTCGAAGATAATCGAGGGAGTCTACATCCTGGACAATCCCAGCGGAGCGAACACCTATATTTTGATAGACCATGGCGTGACGCTAATCGATGTGGGGATGAGGAAGAACGTTCCAAAAATCAAGAAGGAGCTCGAAGAACTCGGTTTCTCGATGAAAGACATAAAAACCATCATCATCACCCATGCTCACCATGATCATATGCAGGGTTTGGCCGAGATCGTCTCATTGAGTTCGGCCAAGGTCATGGTTGGAGAAGAAGATGCAGACGTGATCAGCGGGGCTAAACCAATGCCGTTGCCCAAAGGCGCAATGGGGCTCGTCTTCCGCCTTTTAAGACCGATGATGCGGTTCGAGCCCGTTCCCGTTGACGTTAGACTGAAGGATGGTGACATCGTCGATGTCCTCGGAGGGCTAAAAGTCGTTCCCTTGAAGGGACATACGCCCGGGAACATTGGTCTGATCTATTCATCCTCTAGATTGATGTTCTCGAGCGACACGGTGAGCAACCGCAAGGACAGATTGCAGCCTCCCGCTTTGTATAAGTGCAACAAAGAAGAATGTGATGGGGCGATCGAACGACTGTCCAAACTGAATATGGAAATCATGCTTCCAGGGCATGGACCACCCATCAGGCCAGATGCCTCGGGAAGGGTCCGGACCTTTCTGGCGGAGCTGAAACGACTGTAG
- a CDS encoding winged helix-turn-helix transcriptional regulator has product MILEKGVVLVEVLGNRWNMRILWILREGPLRFTELKKRMGDVNSKTITEHLRVLERYHVIDRAVFAEVPPRVEYSLTEHGRAFLPVFKVIYDWAASLPPPKEN; this is encoded by the coding sequence ATGATATTGGAAAAAGGTGTCGTCCTAGTGGAGGTCCTGGGCAATAGATGGAACATGAGGATTCTCTGGATCCTTCGCGAGGGACCACTGCGGTTTACCGAGCTAAAGAAGCGAATGGGGGATGTGAACTCGAAGACGATCACCGAGCATCTGCGGGTCCTAGAACGATATCATGTTATTGACCGGGCGGTCTTTGCCGAGGTGCCCCCCAGGGTCGAATACTCGTTGACCGAGCACGGGAGAGCGTTCCTCCCAGTGTTCAAGGTCATCTATGATTGGGCGGCATCGTTACCTCCTCCCAAGGAAAACTAG